One genomic region from Dethiosulfovibrio salsuginis encodes:
- a CDS encoding lactate utilization protein, whose translation MRLEKTVASLKEKGYEVSCFDTAQDGASYLDGKVDGKTVGFGDSETLETMNLYDLLSKHNEVYDPAHPSKGLDFWSTAKLCLTTDIFFTSVNGLAETGEMVNIDGTGNRVAGSLFGHEKVYFVVGVNKVVPTLEEAIYRARNIAAPQNAARHRYRTPCAVKQDRCYDCHSEDRICCGQVIHYKKMNQMEMEVVLVKEALGL comes from the coding sequence ATGAGACTGGAGAAAACCGTCGCTTCGCTGAAGGAAAAGGGATACGAGGTTTCCTGTTTCGATACCGCCCAGGATGGGGCCAGCTATTTGGACGGGAAGGTGGACGGCAAAACCGTCGGTTTTGGAGATTCGGAGACCCTGGAAACCATGAATTTATACGACCTGCTCTCAAAACACAACGAGGTATACGATCCCGCCCACCCCTCTAAAGGTCTGGATTTCTGGTCGACCGCTAAGCTATGTCTGACCACGGATATCTTTTTTACCTCCGTGAACGGACTTGCGGAGACAGGGGAGATGGTAAACATCGATGGGACTGGAAATCGAGTGGCTGGCTCCTTGTTCGGCCACGAAAAGGTTTATTTCGTTGTAGGGGTGAATAAGGTGGTCCCGACCTTGGAGGAAGCCATATACCGTGCTCGGAACATCGCAGCTCCACAGAACGCCGCCCGTCACCGATACCGGACACCTTGTGCGGTAAAGCAGGACAGGTGCTACGATTGCCACAGCGAGGACAGAATATGCTGCGGACAGGTGATACATTACAAAAAGATGAACCAAATGGAGATGGAGGTAGTTCTCGTAAAAGAGGCTCTGGGACTTTAG
- a CDS encoding pentapeptide repeat-containing protein produces the protein MLEDGILRWSEGEPLEGAVFKDETVTDLDMSNVRFDSVQFINCHFVSSRFVRTSFYDSILRNCDLSNCDLSNSYWKGTVIQDSKAVGSNFDHGFFRETNFTGGVFNYSNYGGSVWENCAISECDMREAFLSEVKLKKIRLSKEDFTRTSFFQDSP, from the coding sequence ATGCTTGAAGATGGGATTTTGAGGTGGTCCGAGGGAGAGCCTCTGGAAGGGGCTGTTTTCAAGGACGAGACGGTGACCGACCTGGATATGTCGAACGTGAGGTTCGACTCGGTCCAGTTTATAAACTGTCACTTTGTCTCGTCCAGGTTTGTGAGGACCAGCTTTTACGATTCTATCCTCAGAAACTGCGACCTGTCGAACTGCGACCTCAGCAACAGCTACTGGAAGGGGACGGTTATCCAGGACAGCAAGGCGGTGGGCAGCAACTTCGACCACGGCTTCTTCAGGGAGACGAATTTTACCGGCGGGGTGTTCAACTACTCCAACTACGGAGGGTCTGTCTGGGAAAACTGCGCCATCTCCGAATGCGACATGAGGGAGGCTTTTCTCTCTGAGGTCAAGCTCAAAAAGATCCGCCTGAGCAAGGAGGACTTCACCAGGACCAGTTTTTTTCAAGACTCCCCTTAA
- a CDS encoding DMT family transporter, which translates to MFRGSMMMILAGVFWGASGTLQAFGPEGISPLVLGAIRITVGGLCLTAFVLYREGPKAFSGRWPWSSVLMASAGMALYQQFFFASILRTGVAVGTMVAIGSSPVMGGLLGRLFLGERLTARWMGATVAAVTGCVLLSLGGSLTVDLVGIALALCAGVAFGFLGMGMKKAQEGRSSLAAIALCMTLGAVMASPAFLLGDTGWIFTSRGISIALVLGAVSTAIPYGLYSTALKVVPVSTACTLTLAEPLTAAIFGVSLLGERLSIPALAGIGFILFGLLLLSMPVRRSFISNDRMS; encoded by the coding sequence ATGTTTCGTGGCTCTATGATGATGATACTGGCGGGGGTGTTCTGGGGAGCCTCCGGAACCTTGCAGGCCTTCGGGCCGGAGGGAATCTCCCCTCTGGTCTTAGGTGCGATCAGGATAACCGTAGGGGGGCTGTGCCTCACTGCCTTCGTGCTGTACAGAGAGGGTCCTAAGGCGTTCTCCGGGCGTTGGCCCTGGAGTAGCGTCCTTATGGCCTCGGCGGGAATGGCCCTTTATCAGCAGTTTTTCTTCGCCTCCATCCTCAGGACCGGCGTCGCCGTCGGGACCATGGTCGCCATAGGGAGCTCCCCCGTCATGGGAGGACTGCTGGGAAGGCTGTTTCTAGGCGAGAGGCTGACCGCTCGATGGATGGGAGCTACCGTTGCTGCCGTCACCGGATGCGTCCTGCTGTCCCTCGGGGGAAGCCTGACGGTGGATCTCGTAGGTATCGCCCTTGCTCTCTGTGCCGGGGTAGCCTTCGGCTTTCTCGGCATGGGGATGAAGAAGGCCCAGGAGGGACGATCCTCCCTGGCGGCTATAGCCCTCTGTATGACCTTAGGGGCGGTAATGGCCTCCCCTGCGTTTTTGTTAGGGGACACAGGATGGATATTCACCTCCAGAGGGATCTCCATCGCTCTGGTCTTAGGTGCGGTCAGCACTGCAATCCCCTACGGACTGTATTCCACCGCTTTGAAGGTCGTGCCCGTATCCACCGCCTGCACCCTCACATTGGCGGAGCCTCTGACTGCCGCTATTTTCGGGGTGTCCCTTTTAGGGGAAAGGCTCTCGATTCCCGCTCTGGCAGGGATAGGTTTTATACTTTTTGGCCTGCTGCTACTGTCTATGCCTGTTAGGAGATCCTTCATTTCCAACGACAGGATGAGCTGA
- a CDS encoding tetratricopeptide repeat protein, which translates to MKSKLFVFVISVLLFSSSVVAAQEKYDPQHTMLALNMAIMSVNRIISAEDRVVLDHEYRNILNNLKIGEIAADDEIIDVYEGIMDLVTYEKLRSDESERLKELYDRKAKNGIYQSLSNLRAYGGDIFSIIGSFAVSATSSYFNYKALKDDYHAELDESLWQLHKNRVIELNNLNKGLLRSSWRLLRQYGLPDEHRITEELIDLYLKAENEGDRHRALAMFRRLEVYFQAYPPFWFDYGKAAQNVEEYDLALKCYDKFSEINRPVLRKDPFVVEVAKNRLALLNVMKMDKLEGSFLKGAERERYTKEIRACLKDIRDNSLPGEWTNNLVVGVQLSGLGDMQEAIETVRENLDWGAEVEYSSAVLRVLEMGLGASKIPDELRRSIVSIGEAEEPSLVGGGELLKALSLFLDEQDSLALDALGLLAKQGNPIALDVMADMFEYGLGVQEDLQKATALRGAIDSSSLEDSEWQRATVFMEEKAEGGNLRAQFYLGVKWSISLAAQGNMAAQDRLGVLYLKRGGVQKNEEIAVQWTHRSAENGYPWGQYSLGMCYNKGYGVERDNFKAVGWFEKAANNKNSRSQNMLGTCYSKGTGIGEDIREAVMWFRKSAEGGYVSAEINLALCYYKGDGVEKDYVQAVRWFHRAAEKGSLRAKNMLGICYQNGDGVEEDDSLAVKWYGEAAEKGYGWGQYHLANCYLDGEGVNKDVVEAYMWFYMASKNGDESCVKKSLKAMEKMLGKGLFNFRVISDSQVQDAMRMANDRMAQR; encoded by the coding sequence ATGAAGTCTAAACTTTTTGTTTTTGTGATTTCTGTGCTTTTATTTAGCTCCTCGGTGGTCGCTGCGCAGGAGAAGTACGATCCTCAACACACAATGCTGGCCCTTAATATGGCAATAATGTCTGTGAACAGAATAATCTCCGCAGAGGATAGGGTTGTCTTGGATCATGAATATAGAAATATACTGAACAACCTTAAAATTGGGGAAATAGCGGCGGACGACGAAATTATAGATGTGTACGAGGGGATAATGGACCTTGTTACCTATGAAAAACTACGCTCCGATGAGTCCGAAAGGCTTAAGGAGTTATACGATCGCAAAGCTAAAAATGGCATTTATCAGTCTTTATCGAATCTTAGAGCTTACGGTGGGGATATTTTCAGTATTATAGGGAGTTTTGCTGTCTCGGCGACGAGCTCCTACTTTAACTATAAGGCTCTGAAGGACGACTACCATGCAGAGCTGGACGAATCACTGTGGCAACTCCATAAAAACAGGGTAATCGAGCTGAACAACCTGAACAAAGGACTCCTACGCTCGTCGTGGCGGCTTCTTCGTCAGTATGGCCTTCCCGATGAGCATCGAATTACCGAGGAGCTTATCGACCTCTATCTTAAGGCGGAAAACGAAGGCGATAGACATAGAGCCCTCGCGATGTTCAGACGTCTTGAAGTCTACTTTCAGGCTTATCCTCCCTTCTGGTTCGACTACGGCAAGGCCGCTCAGAATGTAGAGGAGTACGACCTTGCCCTTAAGTGCTACGATAAGTTTTCCGAGATAAACCGTCCGGTTCTTAGAAAAGATCCTTTCGTCGTGGAAGTGGCAAAAAATCGCTTAGCACTTTTAAACGTTATGAAAATGGATAAACTGGAGGGGAGTTTTTTAAAGGGAGCTGAGAGAGAGCGCTACACAAAAGAGATAAGGGCCTGTCTCAAGGATATTAGGGACAACTCTCTCCCTGGTGAGTGGACTAATAACCTAGTCGTAGGGGTTCAGCTCTCAGGTCTGGGGGACATGCAGGAGGCCATCGAGACTGTAAGGGAAAACCTGGACTGGGGGGCGGAGGTAGAGTACAGCTCCGCTGTCCTCAGGGTTCTGGAGATGGGGTTAGGAGCGAGCAAGATCCCCGACGAGCTTCGTAGGTCTATAGTAAGTATTGGGGAAGCGGAGGAACCCTCGCTCGTTGGAGGTGGAGAGCTCTTAAAAGCTCTGTCCCTTTTCCTCGACGAACAAGACTCTCTCGCCCTTGATGCCTTGGGTTTACTTGCAAAACAAGGCAATCCTATAGCGCTAGATGTTATGGCCGATATGTTTGAGTATGGTTTAGGGGTTCAGGAGGACCTCCAGAAGGCGACAGCTCTGAGAGGTGCTATAGATTCAAGTTCACTGGAAGATTCGGAGTGGCAGAGAGCTACGGTCTTCATGGAGGAAAAGGCAGAAGGCGGAAATCTGAGGGCCCAGTTCTATCTGGGAGTCAAGTGGTCCATTAGTTTGGCAGCGCAAGGGAATATGGCTGCCCAAGACAGACTTGGGGTTTTGTATTTAAAAAGGGGTGGAGTCCAAAAAAACGAGGAAATAGCTGTGCAATGGACTCATAGGTCCGCAGAAAATGGTTACCCTTGGGGGCAGTATAGTCTGGGGATGTGTTACAACAAGGGGTATGGGGTTGAGAGGGATAATTTTAAGGCGGTTGGTTGGTTTGAAAAGGCGGCTAATAATAAAAATTCACGATCACAAAATATGTTGGGTACCTGTTATTCTAAAGGAACAGGAATAGGTGAAGACATAAGAGAGGCGGTAATGTGGTTTCGTAAGTCTGCGGAGGGTGGCTATGTCTCTGCTGAAATTAATCTCGCTCTCTGCTACTACAAAGGCGATGGGGTAGAAAAGGACTATGTCCAGGCCGTGAGGTGGTTTCATCGAGCAGCGGAAAAAGGAAGCCTGAGAGCTAAAAATATGCTTGGTATCTGTTATCAGAATGGTGATGGTGTAGAAGAAGACGATTCTCTGGCAGTCAAATGGTATGGAGAGGCCGCAGAGAAAGGCTATGGTTGGGGACAGTACCACCTAGCCAACTGTTATTTAGATGGAGAAGGGGTAAATAAAGACGTGGTGGAGGCCTATATGTGGTTCTACATGGCCAGTAAAAACGGCGACGAGAGCTGTGTAAAAAAGAGTCTAAAGGCTATGGAGAAGATGTTGGGAAAGGGGCTCTTTAACTTTAGGGTTATTTCTGACTCACAGGTCCAGGATGCCATGAGAATGGCAAACGATCGTATGGCTCAAAGATGA
- the ptuB gene encoding retron Ec78 anti-phage system effector HNH endonuclease PtuB: protein MHYLKRISVFAPACLKAKQAPNDNWSCVTPEEKSSLREALMELQGKLCAYCEGIISDEKACHIEHFFPKGKHPRLTFDWDNLFLSCDNKGQCGRYKDTECSNYDPRKLIKPDRHDPDDFLFFHSNGKVMIRSAIDEEMALRASETIRVLNLNEPGLVGRRKSAVGVYIKITDELDGWSDEDIREYIGEELKAIGNAEYITTIRHFLTRCLR, encoded by the coding sequence ATGCATTACCTTAAAAGAATTTCTGTATTCGCTCCTGCCTGTCTGAAGGCGAAACAGGCTCCTAATGATAATTGGAGTTGCGTTACTCCTGAAGAAAAATCATCTTTACGAGAAGCACTGATGGAACTTCAAGGTAAACTGTGCGCCTACTGTGAGGGGATAATCAGCGACGAAAAAGCTTGTCATATAGAACATTTTTTCCCCAAGGGCAAGCATCCTCGTCTCACCTTTGATTGGGATAACCTCTTTTTGTCCTGCGATAATAAAGGGCAGTGTGGACGTTATAAGGACACCGAATGCTCTAACTATGATCCCCGCAAGCTGATCAAGCCAGATCGGCACGATCCCGATGACTTTCTCTTTTTTCACTCCAACGGCAAGGTCATGATCAGGTCAGCCATCGATGAAGAAATGGCTTTAAGAGCTAGCGAGACCATAAGGGTCCTTAACCTAAACGAGCCTGGATTAGTCGGTCGAAGAAAAAGTGCGGTTGGAGTATATATCAAAATAACCGACGAGCTTGATGGATGGAGCGATGAGGATATCCGGGAATATATCGGTGAAGAGCTGAAAGCCATCGGAAATGCCGAATATATCACGACGATACGACATTTTCTGACGAGATGTTTGAGGTAG
- a CDS encoding AAA family ATPase — MSEKGSSTEFKLQDGNIPPFHLEGLSLKNYRCFPEVDLSFHPRLTVFVAPNGGGKTAILDGVAASLRLFVDTMERRTASKGFDPQDIRRVTSPTGTMELCLPVWMEGKASFWGQDISWERDLKGAKEGSTQARTTTAGAKQLKDFALSLIAENDRWISGDGLAPTFPVIAYYGTGRLWGASRMTDGKKTSGITPNARFRGYGDCLSPSSHYKGFVDWLSRFSLESLSESMSSKKSPHFPKEALAAVAQVVDRVLAPTGWGGLEWDFVEKTPRVSNDKLGTLPVDSLSDGIRTMIGLVADIAYRCTVLNPHLGRSSVEGTPGIVLIDEVDMHLHPGWQQMVIPSLQEAFPMVQFIVTTHSPQVLSTVDKESIRVIEIGHGGVALKTPSYQTKGVESTDVLCRIMDIDPAPSIPEAELLSEYRAIIEEGDWEDDRAKRLRQSLVAHFGEKHPVMVDCDRLIRFQLVKRRSGI, encoded by the coding sequence ATGTCAGAAAAAGGTTCTTCAACGGAGTTCAAACTCCAGGATGGAAATATTCCTCCTTTTCACCTGGAAGGGCTGAGCTTAAAGAATTATAGATGCTTTCCCGAGGTTGATCTTTCTTTTCATCCTCGGCTCACGGTTTTTGTCGCTCCCAACGGAGGAGGTAAAACCGCTATTTTGGACGGAGTCGCCGCCTCTTTAAGGCTATTTGTGGATACTATGGAACGAAGGACAGCCTCCAAAGGTTTTGATCCCCAGGACATCCGTAGGGTAACCTCTCCCACTGGAACCATGGAGCTCTGCCTCCCCGTATGGATGGAGGGTAAGGCCTCCTTTTGGGGGCAGGATATATCCTGGGAACGTGACCTTAAAGGAGCTAAAGAGGGATCGACTCAGGCCAGGACTACTACCGCTGGTGCAAAACAGCTTAAGGACTTTGCTTTAAGCCTGATCGCTGAAAACGACCGCTGGATCTCTGGTGATGGATTGGCCCCCACCTTTCCGGTGATAGCCTATTACGGCACAGGAAGACTATGGGGAGCTAGCCGTATGACGGACGGGAAAAAAACCTCAGGTATAACCCCTAACGCCAGGTTCAGAGGATACGGCGATTGTCTCTCGCCGTCCTCCCATTACAAGGGGTTTGTGGACTGGCTTTCCAGGTTTTCACTGGAATCATTGAGTGAATCGATGAGTTCCAAAAAATCCCCCCATTTCCCTAAGGAAGCTTTAGCCGCCGTCGCTCAGGTGGTTGATAGGGTTTTGGCTCCTACAGGGTGGGGAGGCCTGGAGTGGGATTTTGTAGAGAAGACCCCTAGAGTTTCAAACGATAAATTGGGCACTCTGCCAGTGGACTCCCTTTCCGACGGCATAAGGACCATGATAGGCTTAGTCGCGGATATAGCCTACCGCTGTACCGTTTTGAACCCCCACCTGGGAAGATCGTCGGTGGAGGGGACCCCTGGAATAGTCCTGATCGACGAGGTCGATATGCACCTGCATCCTGGATGGCAACAGATGGTTATACCCTCCTTACAGGAGGCCTTTCCCATGGTTCAGTTCATAGTGACGACTCATAGCCCCCAGGTACTCTCCACCGTGGACAAAGAATCCATAAGGGTCATAGAGATAGGCCATGGTGGCGTTGCTTTGAAGACTCCCTCCTATCAGACGAAGGGCGTGGAGAGTACTGACGTCCTCTGTCGAATCATGGATATCGATCCCGCACCGTCGATACCGGAAGCTGAGCTCCTGAGCGAGTACAGAGCGATCATAGAGGAAGGAGATTGGGAAGACGATCGGGCTAAACGGTTACGCCAGAGCCTTGTAGCTCATTTTGGGGAAAAACATCCTGTGATGGTGGACTGCGATAGGCTTATAAGGTTCCAGCTGGTGAAGAGACGGTCAGGTATTTAG
- the yfcC gene encoding putative basic amino acid antiporter YfcC, producing MSNKKEPSCKPMRIPDTYVIIFFVVLLAALLTYTVPVGTYKTHEVTYEMDGATKTRNVLIADSFELKVDDQGNPVKQGIAVFEPYGEVGLLNYVFEGFVSGSKWGSAVGVMAFILVIGGAFGIIIKTGAVEAGILHVLTKFKGMERAIIPVMFVLFSLGGAVFGMGEEAIPFVLILAPVCVALGYDSITAIMITYVATQIGFGTSWMNPFSVAIAQGISGIPVLSGAGFRMAMWAGFTLVGILYTMRYAEKVKADPTSSLCYETDSFFRDNVEKGKEIESHFGLGHMLVVLALFAGIAWVIWGVMTNGYYIPEIATQFFIVGLVAGVIGVLFNLNDMGVNDIAISFREGAKDLLGAAMVVGMAKGIVLVLGGDSPTDPTVLNTILNSAGSAISSFNTAVSGWLMFLFQSVFNFFVVSGSGQAALTMPLMAPLADLAGVTRQVAVLAFQLGDGFTNLIVPTSGCLIACLGAARIDWGTWAKFQIKFQALLFALGSLVVIGAVLTGFN from the coding sequence ATGTCGAACAAGAAAGAGCCTTCATGCAAGCCAATGAGAATACCCGATACATACGTCATCATCTTTTTCGTCGTCCTCCTGGCGGCACTTCTAACCTACACCGTTCCGGTAGGGACCTACAAGACCCACGAGGTAACCTACGAGATGGACGGGGCTACCAAGACCAGAAACGTCCTAATAGCGGATAGCTTTGAGCTAAAGGTGGACGACCAGGGCAACCCGGTCAAGCAGGGCATCGCGGTCTTCGAGCCCTACGGCGAGGTGGGCCTCTTAAACTACGTCTTCGAGGGCTTCGTATCCGGAAGCAAATGGGGGTCAGCGGTGGGGGTTATGGCCTTCATCCTGGTCATAGGTGGAGCCTTCGGGATAATCATAAAGACCGGAGCGGTTGAGGCAGGCATTCTCCACGTCCTCACCAAGTTCAAGGGCATGGAGAGGGCTATTATACCGGTGATGTTCGTCCTGTTCTCTCTGGGAGGGGCCGTCTTCGGCATGGGCGAGGAGGCAATTCCCTTCGTCCTGATCCTGGCCCCTGTGTGCGTGGCCCTGGGCTACGACTCGATCACGGCCATAATGATAACCTACGTGGCCACCCAGATAGGCTTTGGGACCTCCTGGATGAACCCCTTCAGCGTCGCCATAGCCCAGGGAATATCGGGAATCCCGGTCCTCTCCGGCGCAGGGTTCCGCATGGCTATGTGGGCGGGCTTCACCTTGGTGGGGATCCTCTACACCATGAGATACGCCGAGAAGGTAAAGGCCGATCCCACGTCGTCGCTCTGCTACGAGACCGACTCTTTCTTCAGAGACAACGTGGAAAAGGGCAAGGAGATAGAGAGCCACTTCGGCCTGGGACACATGCTGGTAGTGCTGGCCCTTTTCGCCGGCATCGCCTGGGTTATCTGGGGAGTCATGACCAACGGATACTATATCCCTGAGATAGCCACCCAGTTCTTCATCGTCGGCCTTGTTGCGGGGGTCATCGGAGTCCTGTTCAACCTGAACGACATGGGGGTAAACGACATAGCGATCAGCTTCAGGGAGGGAGCCAAGGACCTCCTGGGAGCCGCCATGGTGGTTGGTATGGCGAAGGGCATCGTACTCGTCCTCGGAGGAGACTCTCCCACGGACCCCACGGTGCTTAACACCATACTGAACTCAGCGGGAAGCGCCATAAGCTCATTCAACACTGCGGTATCGGGCTGGCTCATGTTCCTCTTCCAGTCGGTCTTCAACTTCTTCGTGGTCTCCGGCTCCGGCCAGGCGGCCCTCACTATGCCCCTGATGGCCCCTCTGGCGGACCTTGCGGGGGTTACCAGACAGGTTGCGGTTCTGGCCTTCCAGCTTGGAGATGGATTCACCAACCTGATAGTCCCCACCTCGGGCTGTCTCATAGCCTGCTTGGGGGCCGCCAGGATCGACTGGGGAACCTGGGCCAAGTTCCAGATAAAGTTCCAGGCCCTTCTGTTCGCCCTAGGATCTTTGGTTGTAATCGGCGCGGTACTGACCGGGTTTAACTAG
- a CDS encoding GntR family transcriptional regulator, which translates to MWPSASGGDFPPSSQAVLDYILDLIEDLRLMPGEPLYETALASELGMGRTGVRNALTFLEGTGFLESEPRKRGYRMPALSAQDMEDVFSMRALLEGEAASAAARKATLDDVAYLRHLNEMEESFALSDLPREYRSINLEFHCSIVRIGGNGYLERAFHPVFWRSRLYIMYVGRFQPLVAPADQGVTNTPLEHRRIIDAIESRDQEGAKEAALAHLRDTRAFRLSLDGDRAAKVLSGRIKAEGIE; encoded by the coding sequence ATGTGGCCATCGGCCAGCGGCGGCGATTTTCCCCCGTCCTCTCAGGCGGTTTTGGACTATATACTGGATCTAATCGAGGACCTGAGACTTATGCCCGGGGAGCCTCTCTACGAGACGGCCCTGGCCTCGGAGCTCGGTATGGGACGGACGGGGGTCAGAAACGCCCTCACCTTCTTGGAGGGGACGGGATTTTTGGAGAGCGAGCCACGGAAGAGAGGATATCGAATGCCAGCCCTTTCCGCCCAGGATATGGAGGACGTTTTCTCCATGAGGGCTCTTTTGGAGGGAGAGGCGGCCTCCGCTGCGGCCAGAAAGGCCACCTTGGACGACGTGGCCTATCTTAGACACCTCAACGAGATGGAGGAGTCTTTCGCCCTCTCCGACCTTCCCAGGGAATACCGTTCCATAAACCTGGAGTTTCACTGTTCCATAGTGAGGATAGGGGGTAACGGCTATCTGGAGAGGGCCTTTCATCCGGTGTTCTGGCGTTCTCGGCTATACATAATGTACGTCGGCCGCTTTCAGCCCCTGGTGGCCCCTGCGGATCAGGGAGTCACCAACACGCCACTGGAACACCGGAGGATAATAGACGCCATAGAGAGCAGGGATCAGGAGGGGGCGAAAGAGGCGGCGTTGGCTCATCTGAGGGATACGAGAGCATTCAGGCTGTCCCTCGACGGCGACAGGGCCGCTAAGGTGCTGTCAGGCAGGATAAAAGCGGAGGGGATCGAGTAA
- the iadA gene encoding beta-aspartyl-peptidase, whose translation MFKLIKKVEMYCPDKLGKGDILLAGDKIAWVGESFPGKDLPDLEVIDGTGKIAVPGFVDGHVHIAGGGGEGGFSTRTPAVVLSDLIEAGVTSVIGVLGTDSTCRYPGELLAKARSLREEGLSAWALTGSYAIPVKTLTGSVQDDLVLIDLFVGVGEVAISDHRSSQPTLDELNKLAASAHVGGMIGGKSGVINVHLGDGPSMLSPIKAIVETTELGLGQFLPTHVNRNPELFQDCIDYALSGGMVDLTTSTTPQFLEEGEVKCSQGLRRLLDSGVSVERITFSSDGQGSLPSFDSTGAFTGLSIGTSRSLFPEVRDSVLVEGIPLETAIQVITTTPASVYRLPRKGRIAKGYDGDLVLLEKGDLSISSVFAMGKTVVQGGRAVVKGRFEP comes from the coding sequence ATGTTTAAGCTGATAAAAAAGGTTGAGATGTACTGCCCGGATAAGCTGGGCAAGGGGGATATTCTCCTGGCGGGGGATAAAATAGCCTGGGTCGGGGAGTCCTTCCCGGGGAAGGACCTCCCGGACCTGGAGGTCATAGACGGAACCGGGAAAATAGCGGTGCCAGGCTTCGTCGACGGACACGTCCACATAGCCGGTGGAGGCGGTGAGGGGGGCTTTTCCACCAGGACCCCGGCGGTGGTCCTCTCGGACCTCATAGAGGCCGGTGTCACCTCGGTTATAGGGGTGCTCGGGACCGACTCCACCTGCCGTTACCCCGGCGAGCTCCTGGCGAAGGCCAGATCCCTCAGGGAGGAGGGCCTGTCGGCATGGGCCCTGACCGGATCCTACGCCATCCCGGTCAAGACCCTCACAGGATCGGTTCAGGACGACCTCGTCCTGATAGACCTGTTCGTGGGGGTGGGAGAGGTGGCGATCTCAGACCACCGGTCCTCCCAGCCCACACTGGATGAATTGAACAAGCTGGCGGCCTCCGCTCACGTAGGTGGGATGATAGGGGGCAAGTCGGGGGTCATCAACGTCCATCTAGGGGACGGCCCCTCCATGCTCTCCCCCATAAAGGCGATTGTGGAGACCACCGAGCTGGGCCTGGGCCAGTTCCTCCCCACCCACGTCAACAGAAACCCCGAGCTCTTCCAGGACTGCATAGACTACGCCCTGTCCGGCGGCATGGTGGACCTGACCACCAGCACCACGCCCCAGTTTCTCGAGGAAGGCGAGGTCAAGTGCAGCCAAGGTCTGAGGAGGCTCCTCGACTCGGGAGTTTCGGTGGAGCGGATAACCTTCAGCTCCGACGGTCAGGGCAGCCTTCCGTCTTTCGACTCGACCGGCGCCTTCACCGGCCTGTCCATCGGAACCTCTCGGTCGCTCTTCCCGGAGGTTCGGGATTCGGTCCTCGTGGAGGGTATCCCACTGGAGACCGCTATACAGGTCATAACCACCACCCCCGCCTCGGTTTACAGGCTCCCGAGAAAGGGGCGGATAGCCAAGGGATACGACGGCGACCTGGTCCTGCTGGAGAAAGGCGACCTGTCCATCTCCTCGGTGTTCGCCATGGGGAAAACAGTGGTCCAAGGGGGCAGAGCGGTGGTCAAAGGCAGGTTCGAGCCGTAA